Proteins found in one Halobaculum sp. MBLA0147 genomic segment:
- a CDS encoding pyridoxal-phosphate dependent enzyme, protein MSEESVATHQHPVGEPETTFPLEPPLTAGDPRAEGESDQRALSVGYDYDAVDPALFDRPIGTGIDRWAPLLPPLAGPGLDAGGTPLVEVPEVGSWAGLDGTLYVKDESRNPTWSHKDRLNRVVTSAAVRADADGIVVASTGNHGASAAAHAARAGLDRVVFTVPGTPPAMEAFVRSYDAAVFQVGEHDQLVRFVDALAERGFHPATSRTRVHTGHPYGPEGYKTIAYETVGQLGGVPAAVAAPTAFAELLYGVWKGFRELAALGVVETTPQMIACEPATQAALSAAREREQPLVEIDAGPSEAHSIGGSRSTHRGYLTLEESDGLAVPVPEATTTEAQERLGESGFWQEFSAAAGVAGLRELGATFDGPVVALACSSGYKDGVDWSAPTLAPDAVVADVVDRAEAEYGVSIGSSSADR, encoded by the coding sequence GTGTCTGAGGAGTCCGTGGCGACTCACCAACACCCGGTCGGGGAGCCGGAGACGACGTTCCCGTTGGAGCCGCCACTGACGGCCGGCGACCCGCGCGCGGAGGGCGAGTCCGACCAGCGTGCGCTGAGTGTGGGGTACGACTACGACGCCGTCGACCCGGCGCTGTTCGACCGACCGATCGGTACGGGAATCGACCGGTGGGCACCACTGCTCCCGCCACTCGCGGGGCCGGGACTCGACGCCGGTGGGACACCACTCGTGGAGGTCCCCGAGGTGGGATCCTGGGCGGGCCTCGACGGCACACTCTACGTGAAAGACGAGAGCCGCAATCCGACGTGGAGCCACAAGGATCGCCTGAACCGCGTCGTCACGAGCGCCGCGGTGCGTGCCGACGCCGACGGGATCGTCGTCGCGTCGACGGGCAACCACGGCGCCTCCGCGGCCGCCCACGCCGCACGGGCGGGACTCGACCGTGTGGTCTTCACGGTTCCGGGGACGCCGCCCGCGATGGAGGCGTTCGTGCGGTCGTACGACGCGGCGGTGTTCCAGGTCGGCGAGCACGACCAACTGGTCCGGTTCGTCGACGCGCTCGCGGAGCGTGGCTTCCACCCGGCCACCAGTCGGACGCGTGTCCACACCGGGCACCCGTACGGCCCGGAGGGGTACAAGACGATCGCCTACGAGACGGTGGGCCAGTTGGGCGGGGTGCCGGCGGCCGTCGCCGCGCCGACCGCCTTCGCCGAACTGCTGTACGGCGTCTGGAAGGGATTCCGGGAGCTGGCGGCGCTCGGCGTCGTCGAGACCACACCGCAGATGATCGCCTGCGAGCCGGCGACGCAAGCCGCGCTCTCCGCTGCCCGCGAGCGCGAGCAGCCACTCGTCGAGATCGACGCCGGCCCGTCCGAGGCACACTCGATCGGCGGCTCGCGGAGCACCCACCGCGGATACTTGACACTCGAAGAGAGCGACGGACTCGCCGTCCCGGTGCCGGAGGCGACGACCACGGAGGCACAGGAGCGCCTCGGCGAGAGCGGGTTCTGGCAGGAGTTCTCGGCTGCGGCGGGCGTCGCTGGACTCCGCGAACTCGGCGCCACGTTCGACGGCCCCGTCGTCGCCCTCGCCTGTTCGAGTGGGTACAAGGACGGCGTCGACTGGAGTGCACCCACGCTCGCGCCGGACGCCGTCGTCGCCGACGTGGTGGACAGAGCCGAGGCGGAGTACGGGGTCTCGATCGGCTCCTCGTCGGCGGACCGGTGA
- a CDS encoding DNA-3-methyladenine glycosylase: METGVVPLAEIDGPFDLQATVESGQTYLWDRADGNMYEEPAARGGDHWYETVVRPFAPPGDDEPLVPEPAVVRVRQVGDADDPDARLEWESNCDAERLLTHLLRLDDDLDAILDATPDLPLLADAYDAFHGMRLVRDPPFPCLISFICSAQMRVSRIHGMQMRLAESFGDPITFDGETYHAFPTPEQLAARTEDELRDLSLGYRAPYVQRTAELVADGEAHPATAATMAYEDAREYLTQFVGVGEKVSDCVLLFSLGFLEAVPLDTWIRTAIGDYFPECDRGTYTDTSRAIREQFGGEYAGYAQTYVFFYLRTRE, from the coding sequence ATGGAGACCGGAGTCGTCCCGCTCGCGGAGATCGACGGACCGTTCGACCTCCAGGCGACCGTCGAGAGCGGCCAGACGTACCTGTGGGACCGCGCGGACGGGAACATGTACGAGGAGCCGGCGGCACGGGGTGGCGACCACTGGTACGAGACCGTCGTCCGCCCGTTCGCGCCGCCCGGCGACGACGAGCCGCTCGTCCCAGAGCCGGCGGTCGTCCGTGTCCGTCAGGTGGGCGACGCGGACGACCCGGACGCGCGACTGGAGTGGGAGTCGAACTGCGACGCGGAGCGGCTGTTGACGCACCTGCTCCGACTCGACGACGACCTGGACGCGATCCTCGACGCGACGCCCGACCTGCCGCTGTTGGCGGACGCGTACGACGCCTTCCACGGGATGCGACTCGTCCGCGACCCGCCGTTCCCGTGTCTGATCTCGTTCATCTGCTCGGCACAGATGCGCGTCTCGCGCATCCACGGGATGCAGATGCGCCTCGCGGAGTCGTTCGGCGACCCGATCACTTTCGACGGGGAGACGTACCACGCCTTCCCGACCCCCGAGCAGTTGGCCGCCCGCACAGAGGACGAACTCCGTGACCTCTCTCTGGGCTACCGCGCGCCGTACGTCCAGCGGACGGCGGAGTTGGTCGCCGACGGAGAGGCACACCCGGCGACGGCGGCGACGATGGCCTACGAGGACGCCCGCGAGTACCTCACCCAGTTCGTCGGCGTCGGCGAGAAGGTGAGCGACTGCGTGTTGCTGTTCTCGCTGGGTTTCCTGGAGGCTGTCCCGTTGGACACTTGGATCAGGACCGCGATCGGGGACTACTTCCCCGAGTGTGACAGGGGGACCTACACGGACACCTCGCGGGCGATCCGCGAACAGTTCGGCGGCGAGTACGCGGGGTACGCACAGACGTACGTCTTCTTCTACCTCCGAACTCGGGAGTGA
- a CDS encoding aldo/keto reductase, with product MTDLDEIDLEFTQLGETGLQTSELQFGTWRFGRETAEGNLEIGESRAHDLLDAYEAAGGRYIDTADIYGGGDSERWIGDWLSSRDRERYTIASKIFWQIRDGDPNSRGTNRKTVRNRIDALLERLGTDYVDVLYIHRWDDQTPTYELMKTLNGLVEDGKVHYLGTSTLRPNAWKVARANEIAREQGWEPFTVAQPRYNLVDREIEGDYLEMTREYGIGVCPWSPLGQGFLTGKYDREDGLTGESLAAESPHFADNYLTEAAFDTHDVLDAVADEVDATPAQVALAWQIHHEDVAAPIVGARTVEQLEENLAAATVDLSDEQVERLSEAHDGPYANL from the coding sequence ATGACGGACCTCGACGAGATCGACCTCGAGTTCACGCAGTTGGGCGAGACCGGCCTCCAGACGAGCGAACTCCAGTTCGGCACCTGGCGGTTCGGCCGCGAGACGGCGGAGGGGAACCTGGAGATCGGCGAGAGCCGCGCCCACGACCTGTTGGACGCCTACGAAGCGGCCGGTGGGCGGTACATCGACACCGCCGACATCTACGGCGGCGGCGACAGCGAGCGGTGGATCGGCGACTGGCTGTCCAGTCGCGACCGCGAGCGGTACACGATCGCCTCGAAGATCTTCTGGCAGATCCGCGACGGCGACCCGAACAGCCGTGGGACGAACCGGAAGACGGTCCGGAACCGGATCGACGCCCTGCTCGAACGACTCGGCACGGACTACGTCGACGTGTTGTACATCCACCGCTGGGACGACCAGACGCCGACCTACGAGCTGATGAAGACGCTGAACGGGCTCGTCGAGGACGGGAAGGTCCACTATCTGGGCACCTCGACGCTGCGCCCGAACGCCTGGAAGGTGGCCCGCGCCAACGAGATCGCCCGCGAGCAGGGGTGGGAACCGTTCACCGTCGCCCAACCGCGGTACAACCTCGTCGACCGCGAGATCGAGGGAGACTACCTAGAGATGACTCGCGAGTACGGCATCGGCGTCTGTCCGTGGAGTCCGCTCGGACAGGGGTTCCTCACCGGCAAGTACGACCGCGAGGACGGGCTGACGGGCGAGTCGCTGGCCGCCGAGTCGCCCCACTTCGCGGACAACTACCTCACGGAGGCGGCCTTCGACACCCACGACGTGCTCGACGCCGTTGCCGACGAGGTGGACGCGACACCGGCACAGGTGGCGCTCGCGTGGCAGATCCACCACGAGGACGTCGCCGCACCCATCGTCGGCGCGCGGACGGTCGAACAGTTGGAGGAGAACCTCGCCGCCGCGACGGTCGACCTCTCGGACGAGCAGGTCGAGCGACTCTCCGAGGCGCACGACGGGCCGTACGCGAACCTCTGA
- a CDS encoding rhomboid family intramembrane serine protease, with protein MAAADDLVPRTTARGGRSPTVETVAVVVAVFLLQVPLTALGLLGLFVLDPAFVVKPWTLLTATYAHAGPGHLVGNLVPLLLFGFAVERVTTRWRYHAFFVVTGALAGLAEVVLGGLVSLSATGVLGASGAVFALMGYAVTGNDAAGWALEALDSVTDSEWAVTTVLVALAVVVAVALSGPGSALIAHLVGFLLGLGAGRLRLLHVDRRE; from the coding sequence ATGGCAGCCGCCGACGATCTGGTCCCCCGGACGACCGCCCGTGGCGGGCGGAGTCCGACCGTCGAGACGGTCGCGGTCGTGGTCGCGGTCTTCCTCCTGCAGGTGCCGTTGACCGCCCTCGGACTACTCGGACTGTTCGTGCTCGATCCCGCGTTCGTCGTCAAGCCGTGGACGTTGCTGACGGCGACGTACGCCCACGCCGGGCCGGGGCACCTGGTCGGGAACCTGGTCCCGCTGTTGTTGTTCGGCTTCGCCGTCGAACGGGTGACCACGCGGTGGCGCTACCACGCGTTCTTCGTCGTCACGGGCGCACTCGCCGGGCTCGCGGAGGTCGTCCTCGGCGGGCTGGTGTCGTTGTCCGCGACTGGTGTGTTGGGTGCCTCGGGCGCCGTCTTCGCGTTGATGGGGTACGCCGTCACCGGCAACGACGCCGCCGGGTGGGCATTGGAGGCGCTCGACTCCGTCACGGACTCGGAGTGGGCGGTGACGACGGTGCTCGTCGCGCTCGCGGTCGTCGTCGCCGTGGCACTGTCCGGCCCCGGCTCCGCGCTGATCGCGCACCTCGTCGGGTTCCTCCTCGGGCTCGGCGCGGGGCGTCTCCGGCTGTTGCACGTCGACCGCCGCGAGTGA
- a CDS encoding cob(I)yrinic acid a,c-diamide adenosyltransferase yields the protein MTNDTGDEATDRVVAREITPGEPPEFGLVQAWWGDGKGKTTAALGMGVRAAGHGYRVHLLQFMKGGTGTVEDVRGEYNAIAALPGISYENSGHYGWHGFLDGSDDDEHEARAAGALARAEELLAASEAVDGSLPLDAPAEDGLHMLILDEILYAANRGLVEPADVIELIESKPDGLELVLTGGHEEPTYLADHADLVSEVRKHDHPIDAGQGARKGTEF from the coding sequence GTGACCAACGACACCGGAGACGAGGCGACGGACCGCGTCGTCGCCCGCGAGATCACGCCGGGCGAGCCGCCCGAGTTCGGACTCGTCCAGGCCTGGTGGGGCGACGGGAAGGGGAAGACGACAGCCGCGCTCGGGATGGGCGTGCGCGCGGCAGGCCACGGCTACCGCGTCCACCTGCTCCAGTTCATGAAGGGTGGCACCGGGACCGTCGAGGACGTGCGCGGGGAGTACAACGCCATCGCCGCGCTGCCGGGGATCAGCTACGAGAACAGCGGTCACTACGGCTGGCACGGCTTCCTCGACGGGTCGGACGACGACGAACACGAGGCTCGCGCGGCGGGTGCACTCGCACGAGCGGAGGAACTGCTGGCGGCCAGCGAGGCCGTCGACGGGAGCCTCCCGCTGGACGCCCCCGCCGAGGACGGGCTCCACATGTTGATCCTCGACGAGATCCTCTACGCCGCCAACCGCGGGCTGGTCGAGCCGGCGGACGTGATCGAGCTGATCGAGTCGAAACCCGACGGTCTCGAACTCGTCCTCACCGGCGGCCACGAGGAGCCGACGTACCTCGCGGACCACGCCGACCTCGTGAGCGAAGTCCGGAAACACGACCACCCGATCGACGCCGGGCAGGGCGCACGCAAGGGGACGGAGTTCTGA
- a CDS encoding nicotinate-nucleotide--dimethylbenzimidazole phosphoribosyltransferase codes for MTRTAVLLAAGSTRVAEIEGITAAGADPSVRAHTPAADAEILTYGGVAGAPVVPVSPSGTPTPAVLSRGALEALWASRGAENGESSDGGERAGTYVATPTVLDAGLPEPTTAPTVSLDAAPGDDPRDDLAVPDAAAIRDRATTLAESLPVDRLVIGETIPGGTTTAKAVLAALGERAAVSSSLPENPTGLKRRVVADALDVRGLSRGAAADDPERAVAAVGDPVLAAVWGLVRGAVAGDTRVVLGGGTQLAAAAALARHDGITADLELATTSFIAADDSAAIRELAADLDLALRVTDPGFDARPDHPATSGYLAGEAKEGVCAGGTLALASEAGVGTDRLRQSILGVYDRVVE; via the coding sequence GTGACACGGACCGCCGTCCTGTTGGCCGCCGGGAGCACGCGCGTCGCCGAGATCGAGGGGATCACCGCCGCGGGCGCAGACCCGAGTGTCCGCGCCCACACACCCGCGGCCGACGCCGAGATCCTGACGTACGGCGGCGTCGCCGGCGCGCCGGTCGTCCCCGTGAGTCCGTCGGGGACGCCGACGCCCGCCGTCCTCTCGCGTGGCGCACTGGAGGCGCTGTGGGCGAGTCGAGGCGCCGAGAACGGTGAGTCGAGCGACGGCGGAGAACGGGCTGGCACGTACGTCGCGACGCCGACGGTCCTCGACGCAGGACTGCCCGAACCCACCACCGCGCCGACGGTGTCGCTCGACGCCGCTCCCGGTGACGACCCGCGGGACGACCTGGCGGTGCCCGACGCAGCCGCGATCCGGGACCGTGCGACGACGCTCGCCGAGTCGCTGCCGGTCGACCGACTCGTGATCGGCGAGACGATCCCGGGTGGGACGACGACGGCGAAGGCGGTGCTCGCGGCGCTGGGCGAGCGCGCGGCGGTCTCCTCGTCGCTCCCGGAGAACCCGACGGGACTGAAACGGCGAGTGGTCGCCGACGCGCTCGACGTGCGCGGGCTCTCGCGAGGGGCCGCGGCCGACGACCCCGAGCGTGCTGTCGCGGCCGTCGGCGACCCCGTACTGGCCGCCGTCTGGGGGCTCGTCCGCGGTGCCGTCGCGGGCGACACGCGGGTGGTGCTCGGCGGCGGGACGCAACTGGCGGCCGCCGCCGCACTCGCCCGCCACGACGGGATCACCGCGGACCTGGAGCTGGCGACCACGTCGTTCATCGCAGCCGACGACTCCGCCGCGATCCGGGAGTTGGCCGCGGACCTGGATCTGGCCCTCCGCGTGACCGACCCCGGGTTCGACGCGCGGCCGGACCACCCGGCGACGAGCGGCTACCTCGCTGGGGAGGCGAAGGAGGGGGTCTGTGCCGGTGGCACGCTCGCACTCGCGAGCGAGGCGGGCGTCGGCACCGACCGGCTCCGGCAGTCGATCCTCGGCGTGTACGACCGCGTCGTCGAGTGA
- a CDS encoding class I SAM-dependent methyltransferase: MDSDEVRREWADRSGAYSPDFYAYRGPDATSEWVRERLLEHVDRDARVLELGCSAGRHLAHLHADGFESLSGVEVNPDAVDVMAEEYPETADAATIHVDAVEDVIESVPDDAFDAVYSVEALQHVHPDAAWVFDEIVRVTETVLCTVENEGQADYSEGAPGEVTRVDGEIPLFFRDWGAVFRERGCTELREPETVNDRDTARVFGV; encoded by the coding sequence GTGGATTCTGACGAGGTCCGGCGCGAGTGGGCGGACCGATCCGGAGCGTACTCTCCGGACTTCTACGCCTACCGTGGGCCGGACGCGACGAGCGAGTGGGTGCGCGAGCGACTGCTCGAGCACGTGGACCGCGACGCACGAGTGTTGGAACTGGGGTGTAGCGCCGGACGGCACCTCGCACACCTCCACGCGGACGGGTTCGAGTCACTGTCCGGGGTCGAAGTGAACCCGGACGCCGTGGACGTGATGGCCGAGGAGTACCCGGAGACCGCCGACGCGGCGACGATCCACGTCGACGCCGTCGAGGACGTGATCGAGTCCGTCCCGGACGACGCCTTCGACGCCGTCTACTCCGTCGAGGCGCTCCAGCACGTCCACCCGGACGCGGCGTGGGTGTTCGACGAGATCGTCCGCGTCACCGAGACGGTTCTGTGTACGGTCGAGAACGAGGGGCAGGCGGACTACTCCGAGGGTGCTCCCGGAGAGGTCACGCGCGTCGACGGCGAGATCCCGCTGTTCTTCCGCGACTGGGGTGCGGTGTTCCGCGAGCGTGGCTGCACCGAACTCCGCGAGCCCGAGACGGTGAACGATCGCGACACGGCGCGCGTGTTCGGGGTCTGA
- a CDS encoding GAF domain-containing protein, which produces MLTHRILCVDPDTEARADTAAELRTELSDLDPTVETADGVAEAEAALDEPVAAVVTEYDLPDGSGFDVIDAAKDASPDAGCVLYTDTDPDTIDTTAIRGTITEYVGKDSLFGADRLARLIRTTVETRVQASYPLPQNEDERLAALRSYDLADEALIDSLDRITDLAATHFDVSRASINIINEHSQDFLACHGGATEWESMDREDSICTFTILEDDDVMTVPDVTDDPRFETRSETLIDMGIRSYMGANLVTSAGLRIGPLCVYDEVPREFDADDEAYLADLAAVAVDLLELHSRVDAPAATDGGVP; this is translated from the coding sequence ATGCTGACACACCGAATCCTCTGTGTCGACCCAGACACGGAGGCACGCGCGGACACCGCGGCGGAACTCCGCACGGAGCTGTCGGACCTCGACCCGACGGTCGAGACGGCCGACGGGGTCGCCGAGGCGGAGGCCGCACTCGACGAGCCCGTCGCGGCCGTCGTCACGGAGTACGACCTCCCGGACGGCTCCGGCTTCGACGTGATCGACGCCGCGAAAGACGCCAGTCCGGACGCGGGCTGTGTCCTCTACACCGACACGGACCCGGACACCATCGACACCACGGCGATCCGGGGGACGATCACGGAGTACGTCGGGAAAGACTCCCTGTTCGGCGCCGACCGGCTGGCGCGGCTGATCCGGACGACCGTCGAGACACGCGTGCAGGCGTCGTACCCGCTCCCCCAGAACGAGGACGAACGCCTCGCGGCGCTGCGGTCGTACGACCTCGCGGACGAGGCGCTGATCGACTCGCTGGACCGGATCACGGACCTCGCGGCCACGCACTTCGACGTGTCGCGCGCGTCGATCAACATCATCAACGAACACAGCCAGGACTTCCTCGCCTGTCACGGCGGGGCCACCGAGTGGGAGAGTATGGACCGCGAAGACTCCATCTGTACGTTCACCATCCTCGAAGACGACGACGTGATGACCGTCCCCGACGTGACCGACGACCCGCGCTTCGAGACGCGCTCGGAGACGCTGATCGACATGGGGATCCGCTCGTACATGGGTGCCAACCTCGTGACGAGCGCCGGGCTCCGCATCGGCCCGCTGTGCGTGTACGACGAGGTGCCACGCGAGTTCGACGCCGACGACGAGGCGTACCTCGCGGATCTGGCGGCGGTGGCGGTCGACCTCCTCGAACTCCACTCGCGGGTGGACGCGCCGGCCGCGACGGACGGAGGTGTGCCGTGA